The DNA sequence cattgctttaagctcggaaccgactttgccctgaatccgcacggtcgaggatagggccctctttttcggagcaggcgtctcctcgtccgccatggtctcttctgcgacctccacagaccttggtacctcaaccgagtcatcatgtttcctagcCTGTCCTAAGCTACCGCTGTTACCGGAAGGCAAGCCGTTCCTAGGTTAAGCTATCTCTTTGATGAGCCCGTCAGTGGCTGCTTTTAAGCtatgattctctctctccaattgctcaatcctatccctatccctaTTACCATTCACATGCTCCTGGCGATGCTCACGCGCTTGGCCGGCGCTGATGCCGCCCTTGACCTTTTCAGCCCACGTGGTCTGGCTTCCAGCTGCGCCgccgtctccaccagctgcaggaaagcgcacctgcgcctcccTAGAAAccgatcggctcctggtcgttcGAGTCCCAGtcgatggccgctgcctcgatctggagcggctcctagagcgcgagcgtcccttagagcgttggcgggcgctcaccagctgcaccatctcggctgcctcctgttccgccgttagctccgccctggctctctcctgtcgtcgaacacacACGAcatagggaagctggtatcgttgtctgcattgtttatccgcggtaaggtgtcgtccgccacaaagcttgcaacaaggcacacagttgtgatcctcttcagggttccgagccccgcgtcctcggcattcaaaacaatcggccCGATGGTGTTCGAATGCTTTTTTATTGCAGTTTGTCTTAATCTGTGTCCATGATGCATCATTTATTCTTCTGGTCCTTTGTGTTTCCGTTATGTTTCTTTTAGATTTCGGTAAGTCAAAATTCGTTATTTGCAAATGAAAACATAACAGGGAGAAATTGGAGTTTATTGCTGTCTGGCAGCTTAATGTTCAAGATTGTCCTTGTAACTTTAACAAACAATTAAAGCAGGCAAGTCTTTTTTGGGGTGTGCAAACATGCAATACCACATACAAGAGCATATTCTCACGGCTTACATAGTGAACTTATGTGTACCTATTCTCGCTGACATGCATTTACATTTTTAATAGAAACTGCACAAGACCAAATCTTTGGTTATTCTTTTTTACTTTGTACTCAGCACTTCAtttaaataatgaaagaaaaagcacataGTGTGTGATGCATTTCCTTATTTTACAAGTCCTTGTTGAAACATATCATATTTTGCATTTGCAGCCTATCTGTGTCCATCCTAGACTTGTCAGGCTTTTCAACCTTGTCTCTTGTTGTTCTGTTCAGCTGCATCACACTATGCTCTTGCAGCACAATTAATGGGATGCCAATTATCTGCCACCATTCTTTAAACATAGCCTAGATAAGAAAATGCACAGTTAAAAATCACCGTTACCATTCACAGTGCAAACATCAGCAGTGCATTAGCTTCCTAGCATATACTGCTGTTTTTACAAGTGTTCAATGTGTGTAAATGCAATGTGATGTGCCATTTTACTCATTTAATGTGGTTCAAAGATCAACAAGCTTTTATTAACTCAAAGCCTGAAGGAAATAATAACCGAAATATATAATATATCCTGGTTATTGCTTGAGTATTCAGCAAGAAGTATGCATACGTTAGTGCTCATACTTAATGAATGTTAGAGAAAAggcggggaatgcgggagatggaaattcaagacaatgagcaatacgtgaacaaggtgaatgcaggagccaccgtttcgacaagtgctaaacttcaagctatagaccgtttcatcgggcgaggaggaaagtcTGGCAACATGcgcctttcctcctttctggcTTGGGCGAAACGGCGTGGTGCGGCACGGTATGCATGTGCTGCTGCTTGGATGTGAACAGTTTACTGTTTTAGCGCATCCTGCGGAATATTCATGCGATGTCAGCTAACACCAGGTCATCGGGGAACCACTGCGTTATCTTCGGCTGTACGAATAATTATAGAAAGAGGAAGCTGTTGGCGGAACAAACGTGCGACGTGCATCAACAGCCACGGCGTGTTTGTGGTTGCGAACTCGTCAAGTTTCACCGTTTTCCTTCTGACCCAGAGCATCGGCGTTTGTGGATTGCGAGCGTCAACAGGAAGGACTTCCTACCGTCCGACAGTTCGCGGGTATGCTCGGTACATTTCGTTTCTGGCGAACGTACCGACACGAACCCGACACCGATGAGGAGCCTCGGCTATGAGCGGAAGGTATGTATGTACTACGTAACCTGCTGCTAGTCAAGCGAGAACGCTCCTTCTCGAAGAAACAGTCGCAAGTGACGCTCATATCTTGGGCAGGTCAAAGTCGGGCGACGACGAATAGTGAGAGGCGACTACGTGCCTACGAAGAGACGAAGGGTACGTGTCAAAATTATTTTACCGGTCTGTTAATGAGGAAGTGCTGCGCTTTGTTTTGAGCGCGATATCTTTTCAGGCGTGTGCAGCGCTCTCATGTAAAACAACTTTTTTTGTCGCCGATGCTGCTATTGTGTGAGCTCTTTTGTTTAGTACTCTTCGATGACTAGACGTAAAAGAGCGTTAGAGTCGTTATTCTCTTTTTGGCAGCGCGTTTTGGTGCCGTGTGATCTTGATGTTTGCGTTCGCCGATTTTTTTATCTTAGCTTCCTGGAGATGAAGTGGAGTCGGCACAGCCAGAGCCATGCGCACCCATCGATTATGTAAGTAATCTCATGTGCAACAGTGCAAGCATGCGCACAAGTAATAGCACCTACCATTGTGTACATTACATTAATTGGAACATTAAAgcacattaaagagccccaggtgttcaatattaatctggagtcccctactacggcgtgccccataatcatatTTTTGTGTTGGTatgtaaaactccagaaatcaaacTTTTGTAAATTTATGCAGCTGGCACACGCCCATGCTGCAAGGAACAGCTTGTTTAGCAGTTGTAAAAGATTTACTCTAGAAAAGCATTTATTTCACTCATGCTTTGACCTAAGGCCCAAAAGAAACAGTGATAAAGTAAATTTATTTTGTGGTCTCGCATTagtaaacaaaaaacaaatgcaCCTGTTTTTACACGTTATTGTGCAGCCTTCACTTTGCGGAATTGTACCTATTACATCACTCATGCAACTTGCCATGCCATTTGCCACCACAACAGGTGCCACAGCAGGTGACTTAGAATAGGTACACCGTCACAGTGCAAAGCGTTATTTCATCACATTAACAAAAATTTGTGGGTTCCAACTCCGGTTTTTCATACAAACTTTTGCATTCTCAAAATTGATCCTATTGCACTCAACACAATTTGACAAAGTCTATGAACAGCAGCGGGTAAATAATCCACAACAGACATGAATAAAGTTAGCTTTTTGAATTATCAGATATTTAGAGTCTTTTGAAGCGATAGAAAGTCGCTTAGCCTGGGCAATCCATTTAGCGTCCTTTTCATTGATTTTCTAAGGTGATGCCTGCTGCAAATTTATCCTATTGGTGTCTTTACCTCAGAACACAGTAGGCTGTGGTTCAGAAATGCATAACGTCAGTTTTTCCCTACCTTGTAAATGTAATAAGGTAACATAAAAATATCTgcgaataatattttttttactcttgCCTAGGTTCTATCAACCTCAACAATGTACCATTTTTGACATCTCTGCTGCGTCTGCAGGTGCATTGAAGGTTATTCTTACTACCCAGCATGTCAGTAATTTTCTATTGTTTTCTGATACTGGTTTTGTATTGCGTTTTCACATCATGCTGCACCACAGCATGGATGCGGATGTGTAGGATGAAGTTGGTGCTGCAAAGCCCCATTTCGACATAAAAAGAGCGGTCAAAAGCAGACTCTTTATTGCTAATGCATCTCTTTTTATCTGCAGCCACAATTGGATGGTGTGTCGGATGAAAGTGTGGAACCTTCACTAGGTGACTATCAGGCAAGTCAACATGATACAGCTTGAGTATAACACTTGGAGACAAGATGTTTCATACAAAGAAAGTGGATAAAAAGAAACACTGAGACAAAAAAAGTGCACCTTCATGGGTGCTTGCCACATTTTAAACCTATTCTAAACGTAATGTCAATGCCTAGCCCCTCCCTTGCAGAGAGCTGCATCTACTTTCTGAATCTGGTGCAGGAGTTGCACCGCAGCCGAACTTGCAACAGTTTTGCTGGGAAAATGACACGTGGTCCACTGAAGTCTATGTACTAAGGTTATTTTCACAGTGGTAGCAATGTTCCCTAGGTTATTTTCGCAACGGTAGTAACAGTTATTGGTTATAAATGTCCTGGGTCAAAATGTGAAGGGATGGTAGTTTTGTTGAAGAGCCCACTTGTATGTTCGCAAAAAAAAGACAGTAGTATAGaaatatttgttttgtttttcacctTTGGCAAGAAGGCGTCAGCCACGTTCATATTTGTCTTGATTAGTTGTTTCAGACGGCAGCAATGCAGTGTAGCATATCACTTAATTGCATACACTTGAAACTGCTGTCGACAACACACTTCTATTTCCAAAAGCAGCCAGATATACTATGTGAAGAGGTAGCAGTTGATTCTGCCTTGAACAACATTGTCATAACAGTATTATCTACTTGTAGGTGCCTAGAACTTTGGCTGGTGATGGTGCCATGTTATCACAAACAGATCCAGATGCATCACGTGAAGAGGTAATTATGAATTATATTATTAGCCTGGCACGGGAAGAAGGGTTcgggattgccagtcagcctctaaagttTGTGAAGGagtgtttacctaggtcaatcaaTTACAGAAGACCCTAATcacgagaaggaaacttacagaagaaattaaaaataggttggagtgcatacggcaaaCGTCAGATCCTGAGTGAAAGCTTAACATTATcgatgaaaagaaaggtgtgcaatcagcgcattttaccagcgctaacatatggggcagaaacttggagactgacacagatgcttgagaacaagttaagaaccgtgcaaagagtgatataacaaagaatgttaggcatattgttaagagacagaaagagcggtgtggatcagagaacaaacggggatagcagatattctaattcacattaagagaaagaaatggagctgcgtaggtcatgtaatgtgtaggttagattgaccattatggttacagaatggatgccgagagaagggaagcgcagtcgaggacggcagatctctaggtggggcgatgaaattagaaaatttgccgGCGCTActtggaatcgattggcgcagggCAGCGTTAAACGGAAATCAcagggacataaaataggctgctgctctGATAACATTCAGTTGTGGAGAAAGCAAATTTGAGTCTCAAGCTCAAGTATTGTCTCTATAAATTTTCCCAATGAATCCAGCCTTACGCATGCTTTGCAACTAGTTGCTTCAAAGTTTAAACGGCCCCTCACAAGGCCCCactgcaaattttggttatacacacTAAGTTGTAGGGCACTGTCTCCCTAGGGAGCATCTTAccgaaataatttttcaaattgcttcATTACTGCAGTAGATGCAAGAACTTTAGATAGCCCGTTACCATGATGTCATGAGGCAAGTTTCACTGCCCGCATAGACTCTTTCTGTACCTAGATTATCGTCTGCAAATGACATTCCTTTACTGCCTTCTCTGATACCAGAGCCAAGGGACTGCGAAAGGTTTGTCACTAGCCCTGCTTCCTTCTTTATTCCTGTGGGGCACACTCCTGGTGTCGCGTTCTGCATTTAACAACTTAGTGAAGTCACGTGGCATAATCTGCAACGTTGCACGCAATGCATCTTACGTAGAGGCACCAGTGTGTTTCCTTGACTGCTGCGTGTATGCGGGGCAACTTCAAGAGGAAGGGCGTGCAGGTGTCTTTTTGAAGGTTCAGCTGTTTTCATGCCATGCAGCTGtctaatactttgcaggcatgaTTTCCACCACAGGATCTACATGCTGGACTTGTTAGTTTGCAATGcctaaacctggtgaggggccttacTGTGATGATTATTTAAAGAAACGGGTAGTGCATTTCTTGCTAAGTACTTGCCTCTATTATTCATTGTGAGTTCAAATTATTTTGCTTAGTCAGTTGGTCTTTCATAAAGCAAACTTCCGTCTTTCCTATATAgtggtatatttttttcttgcattcagACTGTGTGTTAATCAGAACTGTAACTATTTCCAGGTGTGCAAAGTGGACGCAGCTACACAGTGGGAAGATATGACAACTGCCCATCACACATATTCTGCACCTTTAAAGTTGGTAAATATCAGAGCACCACTTTTGCAAAAGATGACTGCAGCTGACTTACGATTCTACACAGGGGTATCACCAGACATATTTAAGAAGCTCGCACTGTGCATTCAGAGGACACCTTTGCGGCCTTCACAACTTCACACAGAAGACCAGCTGCTTCTAACACTGATGCGCTTGAGGCTTGGCCTTCTTTACAGGGACCTAGCATCGAGATTTTGTATTGCACCATCCTCTGTGTGCAATATATTCAAGAATGTCCTCAAATCACTTAAAGAGATCATTAAATATGTCGTAATCTGGCTCCCGAGATCTCGTGTTCAGAGCACTATGCCAAGTGCATTCATAGAAAATGGTTTTCAAACCACTACGTGCATATTCGATTGCACAGAGGTTGCACTTGAAAGGCCAACCAAACAAAAGCCACGAGCCCAAACCTACAGTTCATACAAAGCTCATAATACTGTAAAGTTTCTTGTGGTAATTGCTCCAAATGGCCTTATTATGTACATTTCTCGTACATTTGGTGGTCGTGCTTCGGACAAATTTATTGTCAGACAGAGTGGCGTCCAGGAATACCTTGTTCCTGGGGATGTGATATGGCCGACAGGGGCTTCACTCTGGACCCCTACTTGGAAGCACAGGGAATCAAATTGAACATGCCAGCATTCACCAAAGGTGAGAAAAGCTGCCCCCATTCATTAACCTTTTCTATTAAAGTAGGAAACACATGCTGTCTTTGTGCTACACCGTGCATGATTATCAAACATGCGTGGTTTGCTATTGTACTTGTGGTTGCCTAATTCCAATGACAGCACTCGGTGATCATTCGGATGCTACATTGGGCTCTGTGCATAAATAATGGGGAGAGAATGTGCATTTATTGTTTGTCGGCGTGTTACGTGAAATAAAGCGCTGACTTCCATATCACCATTGGAAATTGTCAAGCTCAAAAGTGAGATGCTCTGTAAACTGCATGAGCAAGCTGCATGAGCAAGTGGTAAAGTGCCACATTGAAAGGCTTACAGATCCTAAATGCTAGTCGATTTGGTACTGTATACTGATGTATAATGGTGTGATAAACAAGGAAGGAGAAAGAAACACATGAGCTCAGACTAACAACTCATTTTTATTGTATCTTGCATAGCACAAACTCGTGTAAAAACTTACATATTCGAGTTTCTGAAAATAAACCAGAGTTGTTAATCTGCACTCATGTCATTTCTTTCTCATCCCTTGTGTATCACACTATTCTACGTCGTCATTACATGGCTTGGTGTGCTATCTGTACTATCACAGTCATTCTGGTTTGTACTAGTTGTACACACCTGGAACAGCTAAGCACTACTCGTTTAGATGGAACAGCCTTCACTGTTCTCTTATGTGAATTTCAGATATATGCATTTGCAAAGGGAAACATTCTTGCATCAACAATTGTGAGCAAGGTTGAACAACCCATGAATGATGCAACAATGGTAATAGCAAACTCCCATTTTTTTCTGCACGAAAAAAAATCAAATGTGGTTGTGCAGTCGGAAGATGCAAACAAGGTTATTTTACACTGAAAAAATTGGAAACTTGGGCTGAGATAATTAGAAATTCTATTCTAATGGCATTTCTTGTCGCTATTTGCGGTGACAATAGATAATAATAGACATACAATCTGGTGGAAGAAATTGCTGCATTATACATTCCCTGAAATTAAGCCGCAAGAGTGTTCTGCCACTTAAACATAGTAAATCTTTACATTTGAGGTGCAGCTCCATGCTGCGCTTAATGCACTAGCTTCGCCAATTGAATACACAAATAGGTATGTAGCTTGACTTTGTTCCAGAAATTAATCCTTGGTAAATCTGTGTCAACATCTTTTATTGCAAGCCAGGTGGCAGAGACCTATTATTCGAGTTATATTACCTATTTTAAGGCATTCTTGTAGGGGTTGTCCTCCTTATGTCGTTTCTCTTGGGCCATACTTGCACACATTATTTTGTTCTAGTTATAAGGCGGAAGAGACTACTCAGTCGATGCTGTGCCCAACAGCGCAAATGCATTGGCCTACCAGTGAAGCTCGATTTCTGCCGATGCCGAGTAGCAAGAGAAACATTCTTGAAAATGGCCTTATGTAGAGCCCAGGATGTCTGGACACTAATGTGCTACAATTTAGTTGTATTCGTGTATTCACATTATTTTCCTTCCTGTGTTGAGAAATGAGGGAATTAGTGCAGCACTAACATGTATACTGAATTATCATGCATTTCAGGGAAGGGCCAACTTCCTGAACAGGAAGCCACCTCAACTCGGCGCATTGCATCTGTACAAATACATGTGGAGCGAGCCATAAACAGAATCAAGACGTACAGAATATTGAAGTCTGCATTGAACATCAAGTGCAAAGACACAATTGATAGCATGATCTTTGTGTGTGCAGGCCTCTGTAATTTAAAGGCACCACTAATTGCACAGACCAATGGTCACACTAGCCAGGAACTGTAAGCAGTTGTATGAATAAATAGTGCAACCCAGGAAACTGTTTTTACTGAGCGTTCAACCACAGAAGTGAACACATTGCAGAAGTTCATAATGGGGCATACATGAAACTGTTACACTTCATTAATTTGGAGCATTTATTGATGAAATAATTGAATGGGTTATTTTATGTACAAGAGTAGCATAAAAGCACAGACAACACTGTACCACATAGAACAcaagaaaactaatgtagaaacAACTGCACTGATGCCTCTGGTAAATATGTGGCTCTCCTGTACCAGCACAAACACaaatttattgaaacatatgcACAGAAAAGGTTCTAAAAAAACTGGTAAATGTACTTGAGTATCACAGCAGCAAAAAAATGTGTTAGAAATACATAATATGAAAATGTATTCAATGTTGTACAGAACGTGAGGCATATTAACTGCCTCTTTGTATGTACATATATTGACTGCTTCAGCTCACAAACTAGAACAAAGAGTATTCACATCTTAGAGATAACAAGGAAATTATGATTAAATTATAAACACTGAATAAAAAACTGACTAGTATAGTAGGGCTTGGTACTATGCACATGTTCAAGTATTCAAAGcaagaacaaataaacaaaaatacaGCATTTAACAGCACCAAAGTGCTCCCCAACAGACCCACACAAGACAGAGAAAAATGAGCAGGCcaaattttctgcaaaacatcTAGGTTAGACAGATACATTCGACTGGCTCCCCAAATGCCTACTTCAGTATAAATTACAATGCAACAGAACGGCAGgtcaaataatgaaaaaaatatacacaaGCACACtagatgttaaagggacactaaagaaatgCGCTAAATCAGTGTGGTGAACAGTCCTTCAAAACGGCTTTCATTTGTACGCATAAATGTTCATTATAAGCAAAGAAAGCTAAGACCAAACTTCCATTTCTTTTAATTCCATACCCACAGCTCAGCACTGATATATCAGTGCCTCGTCGCACATTTCAGACTATTTTCTCCTATTTTGATCATTTTGGCAATGCAAAAGCTACACTTGCTATTTCAGTATTTAGTTTCTTTAGACTACAACGTCACACTTCTTTATCAATAAAAAATTGAATCGAAGAAAACATTTAAAATTCATGGTGCAGCGAAAAGCTGGTACAGGATCATCAAAGATGCATTGTGATGTGTACTCCATTGCTTGTTTATTTCTTGGTGTCCATATATCTGCTTATTTTATGAGATTCGTTTATGCTTATAGAAGTGCTATTTATTCAAAGTTTAATATTCCTTTTCAGTATCTCTTTAAGAGATGGTTTAGTGTGTCTATTTCACAAGCATAtgattcataaaaaaaaagaatggcaagACAAACAGATTAATAAACAAGGCACGAGAGCACAGCCATAGGCAAGATACAGGGGAACTCAACAAAATCTCACTCATGCACAGTATGTTGTAGCACAGCAATCGGGGAAATATTTTCTACATTTAAGAGCTTCTAGCACTGCAGCTAAATCAGCTGTCCTTACAttgctgcaattttctcatatTCTGACAGGTCAAGTTTACCTTCACTTTTCATTCCTTGCAAACATCGAAGCATTTTACAAAAATAGAACCTTTGAAGCCGTGGCATTTCATGTGTGACATAACTTGCGTCAAATGGTACCTCTATGATGATTACCGATTTTGGTGACCATACATATAAAAAACAGAGCTGCTTCTCAGTGCACAACATAGTGAACTGTACTTGGGAATAATATCCGCTAGGGCCATTCTTATTTAAGATATGTACCCCTTCCTTTTCTATGACATCGTACTTCCCGCTCCGTATGACTTCCCTGCAATCTTGGGTAAATGGGCACTTGATTTCAAGAATTGCACAGTGTGATGCTATAATTCCATCAGGTGTTGCAGACAGCCATGGTTTTTCTTTGCACACGTATATTCCACGCTGATCAGCAACAAGTCCAGAATCCTTCTGAAATTGCAGTCGTGCCACTACTTCATGGTTTATTCCATGTTGTGCGGCTGCATTACCATAGAAGTTCGGGCTCGTGATACTTTGC is a window from the Dermacentor variabilis isolate Ectoservices chromosome 3, ASM5094787v1, whole genome shotgun sequence genome containing:
- the LOC142574137 gene encoding uncharacterized protein LOC142574137 codes for the protein MTAADLRFYTGVSPDIFKKLALCIQRTPLRPSQLHTEDQLLLTLMRLRLGLLYRDLASRFCIAPSSVCNIFKNVLKSLKEIIKYVVIWLPRSRVQSTMPSAFIENGFQTTTCIFDCTEVALERPTKQKPRAQTYSSYKAHNTVKFLVVIAPNGLIMYISRTFGGRASDKFIVRQSGVQEYLVPGDVIWPTGASLWTPTWKHRESN